One genomic window of Bradyrhizobium sp. B124 includes the following:
- a CDS encoding MDR family MFS transporter, with the protein MNAPSPSAVPGMRRNMVTICAMTATIMQALDTTIANVALPYMQGSLSASQDQINWVLTSYIVAAAIMTAPVGWIANRFGRKRIFIICSAGFTVASVFCGLAQDINQMVLFRLLQGVFGAALVPLSQAVMLDSYALHERAKAMSIWGMGVMMGPIMGPSLGAWLTETYSWHWVFFVNLPFGAFTVLGLAVFMDETRQDHALRFDWFGFGALAVAIGALQLALDRGEQLGWLESNEIMIEFIVAAVGAYFFFAHSLTTDKPFIQFAIFKDRNFLGGVVFMTVMGLVLYSTMALSSPYLQNVVGYPIITAGLLLATRGAGTFVAMMLVGRLMRYIEARTLIVSGLALTAASLFQMTGWTDMTQAREIIVVSVIQGFGFGLVFVPLSTVAFLTLPNQLRTDGTSMLTLFRNVASSVGISIVIAQLTEGGRRIYAKLSEQINPFNHALQMPDVAGMINLNTDAGRAMADRMVAAQSQIIAFSHDYQLVMLFILVSIPLALMIGSTKATLRAQSAPPDHAAVME; encoded by the coding sequence ATGAATGCACCGTCACCATCCGCCGTGCCCGGCATGCGCCGGAACATGGTGACGATCTGCGCGATGACCGCGACGATCATGCAAGCGCTCGACACCACGATCGCCAACGTCGCGCTGCCCTATATGCAGGGTTCGCTGTCGGCCTCGCAGGACCAGATCAACTGGGTGCTGACCTCCTACATCGTCGCGGCCGCGATCATGACCGCCCCGGTGGGCTGGATCGCCAACCGCTTCGGCCGCAAGCGCATCTTCATCATCTGCTCGGCCGGCTTCACCGTCGCCTCGGTGTTCTGCGGCCTGGCGCAGGACATCAACCAGATGGTGCTGTTCCGCCTGTTGCAGGGCGTGTTCGGCGCGGCGCTGGTGCCGCTGTCGCAGGCGGTGATGCTCGATTCCTACGCGCTGCATGAGCGCGCCAAGGCGATGTCGATCTGGGGCATGGGCGTGATGATGGGCCCGATCATGGGCCCCTCGCTCGGTGCCTGGCTGACCGAGACCTATTCGTGGCACTGGGTGTTCTTCGTCAATCTGCCGTTCGGCGCCTTCACCGTGCTCGGCCTCGCGGTGTTCATGGACGAGACCAGGCAGGACCACGCGCTGCGCTTCGACTGGTTCGGCTTCGGCGCGCTCGCGGTCGCGATCGGCGCGCTGCAGCTCGCGCTCGACCGCGGCGAGCAGCTCGGCTGGCTGGAATCCAACGAGATCATGATCGAGTTCATTGTGGCGGCGGTCGGCGCCTATTTCTTCTTCGCCCATTCGCTGACCACCGACAAGCCGTTCATCCAGTTCGCGATCTTCAAGGACCGCAATTTTCTCGGCGGCGTCGTGTTCATGACGGTGATGGGCCTCGTGCTGTATTCGACCATGGCGCTGTCCTCGCCCTATCTGCAGAACGTGGTCGGCTATCCAATCATTACTGCCGGCCTGTTGCTGGCGACCCGCGGCGCCGGCACCTTCGTCGCGATGATGCTGGTCGGCCGCCTGATGCGCTACATCGAGGCGCGGACGCTGATCGTCTCCGGCCTCGCGCTGACCGCGGCATCGCTGTTCCAGATGACCGGCTGGACCGACATGACCCAGGCAAGAGAGATCATCGTCGTCAGCGTGATCCAGGGTTTTGGCTTCGGCCTCGTGTTCGTGCCGCTGTCGACGGTGGCGTTCCTGACTCTGCCGAACCAATTGCGTACCGACGGCACCTCGATGCTGACGCTGTTCCGCAACGTCGCGAGCTCGGTCGGCATCTCGATCGTGATCGCGCAGCTCACCGAAGGCGGTCGGCGGATCTACGCAAAGCTGTCGGAGCAGATCAATCCGTTCAACCACGCGCTGCAGATGCCCGATGTCGCCGGCATGATCAACCTCAACACCGATGCCGGCCGCGCGATGGCCGACAGGATGGTGGCCGCGCAGTCGCAGATCATCGCATTCTCGCACGACTACCAGCTGGTGATGCTGTTCATCCTGGTCTCGATCCCGCTCGCGCTGATGATCGGCTCGACCAAGGCCACGCTGCGCGCGCAGTCGGCGCCGCCGGATCATGCCGCGGTGATGGAGTAG
- a CDS encoding TauD/TfdA family dioxygenase, producing the protein MSSLSGKQGPRYRHLADQSEPYETIGVEKLTPIIGAEISGVDIGRLVGDDARSNRQMDEIHRALAENLVIFFRDQHISPDQHLAFGRKFGELHVHPAAPNEGDPALMKIYADKDSPRANGEGWHTDVSCDLEPPMGSILYIKQCPPRGGDTLFANMYAAYEALSDRMKAYLDGLTALHDGEQTYRGLYANYGVADKREYPRAEHPVVRTHPVTGKKSLYVNRGFTRFIVGIPRDESDAMLAYLYQHAENPLFQCRFRWTENAIAFWDNRCAQHRAMWDYWPHTRSGTRVTVKGERPV; encoded by the coding sequence ATGAGCTCGCTGTCCGGCAAGCAGGGTCCGCGCTACCGCCACCTGGCCGACCAATCCGAGCCCTATGAGACCATTGGCGTCGAGAAGCTGACGCCGATCATCGGTGCGGAAATCTCTGGCGTCGATATTGGCAGACTGGTCGGCGACGATGCGCGCTCCAACCGGCAGATGGACGAGATCCATCGCGCGCTCGCCGAAAACCTCGTCATCTTCTTCCGCGACCAGCACATCAGCCCCGACCAGCATCTCGCCTTCGGCCGCAAGTTCGGCGAGCTGCACGTGCACCCGGCCGCGCCCAATGAGGGCGATCCGGCGCTGATGAAGATCTATGCCGACAAGGATAGCCCACGCGCCAATGGCGAAGGCTGGCACACCGACGTGTCCTGCGATCTCGAGCCGCCGATGGGCTCGATCCTCTACATCAAGCAGTGCCCGCCGCGTGGCGGCGACACGCTGTTCGCCAACATGTACGCCGCCTATGAGGCGCTGTCGGACCGCATGAAGGCCTATCTCGACGGGCTGACCGCGCTGCACGACGGCGAGCAGACCTATCGTGGGCTGTACGCCAATTATGGCGTCGCCGACAAACGGGAATATCCCCGCGCCGAGCATCCGGTGGTCCGCACCCATCCGGTCACCGGCAAGAAATCGCTCTACGTCAATCGCGGCTTCACCCGCTTCATCGTCGGCATCCCGCGCGACGAGAGCGACGCCATGCTGGCCTATCTCTACCAGCATGCGGAGAACCCGCTGTTCCAGTGCCGCTTCCGCTGGACCGAGAACGCGATCGCGTTCTGGGACAATCGCTGCGCCCAGCACCGCGCGATGTGGGACTACTGGCCGCACACCCGTTCCGGCACCCGCGTGACCGTGAAGGGCGAGCGGCCGGTGTGA
- a CDS encoding HlyD family secretion protein encodes MAEPVLKLAPEQKSNPGEPAPSGKASRAPRRRLMAGLRRYRRVLLLVVLPIVAVIGGGVFYLNGGRYVGTDDAYVGAQKVLITPEISGKIDKIVVKEGQHVRKGDELFEIDPVPYRLAVDQAKAALDQTRTTYDNLVDNIKINTRMLEFAQQSIELKKKDVDRKSTLAKQNFGSQLDLDNAANAQVTAESLAQYIRQQISNAKTQLLGDVDLPIERFPPYAQAKAKLDDAQRNLDHTVLRAPMDGVATQVDQIQLGRFVAAGAPVFSVIDVDHPWVDANPKESDFTYVAVGQPVTLDVDAFPNHEFKGKIGSLSPGTGAQFAILPPQNATGNFVKVVQRVPVRIYFDENDPFVKKLKAGMSVYATIDTNHRRTLAGLLGLRSASAHPDHQD; translated from the coding sequence ATGGCTGAACCCGTCCTCAAGCTGGCCCCCGAACAGAAGAGCAATCCGGGCGAGCCGGCGCCGTCGGGCAAGGCGAGCCGCGCGCCGCGCCGTCGCCTGATGGCAGGCCTGCGGCGCTATCGCCGGGTGCTGCTGCTCGTCGTGCTGCCGATCGTGGCGGTGATCGGCGGCGGCGTGTTCTATCTCAATGGCGGCCGCTATGTCGGCACCGACGACGCCTATGTCGGCGCGCAGAAGGTGCTGATCACGCCGGAAATCTCCGGCAAGATCGACAAGATCGTCGTGAAGGAAGGCCAGCACGTCAGGAAGGGCGACGAGCTGTTCGAGATCGATCCGGTGCCGTACCGCCTCGCGGTCGACCAGGCCAAGGCGGCGCTCGACCAGACCAGGACCACCTATGACAATCTGGTCGACAACATCAAGATCAACACCAGGATGCTGGAATTCGCCCAGCAGAGCATCGAACTGAAGAAGAAGGACGTCGATCGCAAATCGACGCTCGCCAAGCAGAATTTCGGCTCGCAGCTCGACCTCGACAACGCGGCCAACGCGCAGGTCACGGCCGAGAGCCTTGCTCAATACATCAGGCAGCAGATCTCCAACGCCAAGACGCAGCTGCTCGGCGATGTCGACTTGCCGATCGAACGCTTCCCGCCCTACGCCCAGGCCAAGGCCAAGCTCGACGACGCCCAGCGCAATCTCGATCACACCGTACTGCGCGCGCCGATGGACGGCGTGGCGACCCAGGTCGATCAGATCCAGCTCGGCCGCTTCGTCGCCGCGGGCGCACCGGTGTTCTCGGTGATCGACGTCGACCACCCCTGGGTCGACGCCAATCCGAAGGAAAGCGACTTCACCTATGTCGCGGTCGGTCAGCCGGTGACGCTCGACGTCGACGCGTTCCCGAACCATGAATTCAAGGGCAAGATCGGCTCGCTGTCGCCCGGCACCGGCGCGCAGTTCGCGATCCTGCCGCCGCAGAACGCCACCGGCAACTTCGTCAAGGTGGTGCAGCGGGTGCCGGTGCGGATCTACTTCGACGAGAACGATCCGTTCGTGAAGAAGCTGAAGGCCGGCATGAGCGTCTACGCGACGATCGACACCAACCACCGCCGCACGCTGGCCGGCCTGCTCGGGCTGCGCTCGGCCTCCGCGCACCCGGACCATCAGGACTAA
- a CDS encoding DMT family transporter produces MLMLCVSWGFNQLAVKLALPDVPPMLQALIRSSGALPVMLIVGRLRGVKFFERDGTLLPGVIAGLMFGCEFVLIFTGLTFTSASRASVFLYTAPFFVALGSHQFLGERLSTVQWSGLALSFAGVALAIGVPQPNVDAKVLLGDLMVVGGGALWAATTLVAKGTNLRRAAPEKALGYQVAISIPILGLAAWIAGERIEHVPSALSISLLAYQAVWVVGCTFVIWFAMVKTYSASKLSAFTFVTPLFGVVAAYFIMHDTLTAVFGVAALLVIAGLYLVNKPDPKVTPDPNVPA; encoded by the coding sequence ATGCTGATGCTGTGCGTGAGCTGGGGCTTCAACCAGCTGGCGGTGAAGCTTGCGCTGCCTGATGTGCCCCCGATGTTGCAGGCGCTGATCCGCTCCTCAGGCGCGCTGCCCGTGATGCTGATCGTCGGCCGCCTGCGCGGCGTCAAATTCTTCGAGCGCGACGGCACGCTGCTGCCGGGCGTGATCGCCGGGCTGATGTTCGGCTGCGAGTTCGTGCTGATCTTCACTGGCCTCACCTTCACCTCGGCGTCGCGCGCCTCGGTCTTCCTCTACACCGCGCCGTTCTTCGTCGCGCTCGGCTCGCACCAGTTCCTCGGCGAGCGTCTGTCGACCGTGCAGTGGAGCGGGCTGGCGCTGAGCTTTGCCGGCGTCGCGCTCGCGATCGGCGTGCCGCAGCCGAATGTCGACGCCAAGGTGCTGCTCGGCGATCTCATGGTGGTCGGCGGCGGCGCGCTGTGGGCGGCAACCACGCTGGTCGCCAAGGGCACAAACCTGCGCAGGGCCGCGCCGGAAAAGGCGCTCGGCTACCAGGTCGCGATCTCGATCCCGATTCTCGGCCTCGCCGCCTGGATCGCGGGCGAGCGGATCGAGCACGTGCCGAGCGCGCTGTCGATCTCGCTGCTCGCCTATCAGGCGGTCTGGGTGGTGGGCTGCACTTTTGTCATCTGGTTTGCGATGGTGAAGACCTATTCGGCGAGCAAGCTGTCGGCCTTCACCTTCGTCACGCCGCTGTTCGGCGTGGTCGCGGCCTATTTCATCATGCACGACACGCTGACGGCGGTGTTCGGCGTCGCCGCGCTGCTCGTGATCGCCGGCCTCTATCTCGTCAACAAGCCCGACCCGAAGGTGACGCCGGATCCGAACGTTCCGGCGTGA
- a CDS encoding DsrE family protein translates to MCNFESVAKFVAMAAIAMLASTSLAVAEQGGKYWVPGEQSATYRTSDARKSETPRSAAETRKRAAYARMHDPVAPKGKEHHLVLQVNSNDPAAMNLTLNNATNVTEYYKGLGEKVKVEVVTFGPGLHMLREDTSPVKARIEEMALSSPEVSFKACGNTQEKMQKAENKSIPIIRQAEVVKSGVVRVMELQEKGWAYVKP, encoded by the coding sequence ATGTGCAATTTTGAGTCTGTAGCGAAATTTGTTGCGATGGCTGCCATCGCGATGCTGGCTTCCACGTCCTTGGCGGTGGCCGAGCAAGGCGGAAAATACTGGGTGCCGGGCGAGCAGTCCGCAACTTACCGGACAAGCGACGCCCGGAAATCTGAAACGCCGCGATCCGCCGCCGAAACGCGCAAGCGCGCCGCATATGCGCGTATGCATGATCCGGTGGCGCCGAAGGGGAAGGAGCATCATCTGGTCTTGCAGGTGAACAGCAATGATCCTGCCGCCATGAATCTCACGCTCAACAACGCAACGAACGTGACCGAATATTACAAGGGCCTTGGCGAAAAGGTGAAGGTCGAGGTGGTCACGTTCGGCCCGGGCCTGCACATGCTCCGCGAGGATACGTCGCCGGTGAAGGCTCGCATCGAGGAGATGGCCCTCAGTTCACCCGAGGTGTCGTTCAAGGCCTGCGGCAACACCCAGGAGAAGATGCAGAAGGCCGAGAACAAGTCGATCCCGATCATCAGGCAGGCGGAAGTCGTGAAGTCCGGCGTCGTGCGCGTGATGGAACTGCAGGAGAAGGGATGGGCTTACGTGAAGCCGTGA
- a CDS encoding transcriptional repressor, with protein sequence MSLAKPTFPAPDHDHGRCAADAMAHAEQVCARRSQKFTSIRRQVLQALLSSHRPLGAYEVIDELAKTMPRPAPITVYRALDFLMENGLVHRIESRNAFLACAHDHDETSMVAFLICDHCGSVGEIPAAPVAQSLTAAARASGFIPKLSVVEIAGTCAHCQK encoded by the coding sequence ATGAGCCTCGCCAAGCCGACATTTCCTGCCCCCGACCACGATCACGGCCGCTGCGCCGCGGACGCGATGGCGCATGCCGAACAGGTGTGCGCGCGCCGCAGCCAGAAATTCACCTCGATCCGGCGTCAGGTGCTGCAGGCGCTGCTGTCGAGCCATCGACCGCTCGGCGCCTATGAGGTGATCGACGAACTGGCCAAGACGATGCCGCGCCCGGCACCGATTACCGTCTATCGCGCGCTCGACTTCCTGATGGAAAACGGCCTCGTTCATCGCATCGAGAGCCGCAACGCTTTCCTCGCCTGCGCGCACGATCATGACGAAACCTCGATGGTGGCGTTCCTAATCTGCGACCATTGCGGCTCGGTCGGCGAAATCCCCGCTGCGCCTGTCGCGCAAAGCCTGACCGCCGCGGCGCGGGCCTCGGGCTTCATCCCAAAGCTCTCCGTGGTCGAGATCGCCGGCACCTGCGCGCATTGCCAGAAATGA
- a CDS encoding TAXI family TRAP transporter solute-binding subunit codes for MKRSTGLRPLFLLAALVSLLLAPQPPAVDAAPQSGRPHKARLIRAEPPPPKPEVLAMNAWVVGLAGGLLEGAPIRLAAEIARVTDDGDNLHVLPVVTRGAVENLNSLLYLRGIDAAIINSDALEEYKSQVPDIQRRIAYVLNLFPSELHIFVRPEIQSLSDLAGKKVNFNNQGTAAAYSGPLIFSRLGIDVEKTFIPHQIALEQMRKGEMAAVVFITSKPVDAFVKGRFESGFKFLPVPYDSKFEDYYLPAALDAADYPNLIKPGDRITTIAVPTALVAFNWPASTNRFERVARFVDHLFSRIDKLQGPGFDPKWKSINLGATVPGLTRFPAAQAWLDRQSARASQ; via the coding sequence ATGAAAAGGTCTACCGGATTGCGTCCGCTGTTTCTGCTTGCGGCCCTGGTGTCGCTGCTCCTTGCGCCGCAGCCGCCCGCGGTGGATGCGGCGCCGCAGTCTGGTCGACCTCACAAGGCTCGCTTGATCCGGGCCGAACCGCCTCCGCCCAAGCCTGAAGTTCTGGCCATGAATGCCTGGGTCGTCGGCCTCGCCGGCGGTCTTCTCGAGGGCGCGCCGATCCGCCTGGCCGCGGAGATAGCCCGTGTGACCGATGACGGCGACAATCTGCACGTTCTGCCGGTGGTGACGCGAGGGGCCGTGGAGAATCTGAACTCGCTGCTGTACTTGCGCGGCATCGATGCGGCGATCATCAACTCCGACGCACTCGAGGAATACAAGAGCCAGGTGCCGGACATCCAGCGACGGATCGCTTATGTCCTGAACCTGTTTCCCTCCGAGCTGCATATTTTCGTTCGGCCGGAGATTCAGAGCCTGAGCGACCTCGCCGGCAAGAAGGTGAACTTCAACAACCAGGGTACCGCCGCAGCCTATTCAGGTCCGCTGATCTTCAGTCGTCTCGGCATCGACGTCGAGAAGACCTTCATTCCGCACCAGATCGCACTCGAGCAGATGCGGAAAGGCGAAATGGCGGCCGTCGTCTTCATTACATCGAAGCCGGTCGATGCCTTTGTGAAAGGCCGGTTTGAATCGGGCTTCAAGTTCCTGCCCGTACCGTATGACAGCAAGTTCGAGGACTATTATCTGCCGGCAGCTCTTGATGCCGCCGACTATCCAAATCTGATCAAGCCGGGTGACCGCATCACCACGATCGCCGTGCCGACCGCTCTCGTTGCCTTCAATTGGCCGGCCAGCACCAACCGCTTCGAGCGTGTTGCACGCTTCGTCGATCATCTGTTCTCGCGCATCGACAAGCTGCAGGGGCCGGGCTTCGACCCGAAGTGGAAGTCGATCAACCTCGGAGCGACGGTGCCCGGTCTCACGCGCTTTCCTGCCGCGCAGGCGTGGCTCGATCGTCAGTCGGCACGGGCATCGCAATGA
- a CDS encoding MarR family transcriptional regulator, whose protein sequence is MMRSSVDANFMFTLGELFRLIRVYADKEAARYGITRAQWAVLSKVERQEGLKQTELAELLEMQPITLTRLIDKLCDNDWIERRSDENDRRVNRLYLKKAARPLLGKLAGLRSELTATALEGISPADAHRLLTQLESIKENVRNAIQNPAGEPSRKEQRYG, encoded by the coding sequence TTGATGCGCAGTTCTGTGGACGCGAACTTCATGTTTACGCTGGGCGAATTGTTCCGGCTGATCCGCGTCTACGCCGACAAGGAGGCCGCGCGCTACGGCATTACCCGTGCGCAATGGGCCGTGCTGTCGAAGGTGGAACGCCAGGAAGGGCTGAAGCAGACCGAGCTCGCCGAGCTGCTCGAGATGCAGCCGATCACCCTGACGCGGCTGATCGACAAGCTCTGCGACAATGACTGGATCGAGCGCCGCAGCGACGAGAACGACCGCCGCGTCAACCGCCTCTATCTGAAAAAGGCCGCGCGCCCGCTGCTCGGGAAGCTGGCCGGCCTGCGCTCCGAACTCACCGCGACCGCGCTCGAGGGCATCAGCCCCGCTGACGCGCACCGCCTGCTCACTCAATTGGAATCGATCAAGGAAAACGTTCGCAATGCCATCCAAAACCCAGCCGGCGAGCCCTCCCGAAAGGAACAACGCTATGGCTGA
- a CDS encoding sulfurtransferase, whose amino-acid sequence MAGHSELITTAELAEILTRPELRLFDCTTYLEPAPAGSGIPYVVVSGRQTFEAGHIPGANFLDLQAEFSDPRTELRFMMPPTAQLEAAFGRHGISANSRVVLYSIGTAMWATRFWWMLHSLGFDGAAVLDGGIDKWTAEGRDIETGLAGGYPQATFSARPKDGMFVGKRDVLAATTERDTVIVNALGPQFYRGLEPSRYGRPGRIPGSVSVPAASLIDPKGKTFVPLAEAEATFAAQGITKDKRVVAYCGGGISATIDLFQLHRLGYDNLTLYDGSMGEWAKDESLPIEVG is encoded by the coding sequence ATGGCCGGCCATAGCGAGCTGATCACCACGGCGGAACTTGCCGAGATCCTGACCCGGCCCGAGCTGCGCCTGTTCGACTGCACGACCTATCTGGAGCCGGCCCCGGCCGGCAGCGGCATTCCCTATGTCGTCGTCTCGGGCCGCCAGACATTCGAGGCCGGCCACATCCCTGGCGCGAATTTCCTCGATTTGCAGGCCGAATTCTCCGATCCCCGCACCGAGCTGCGCTTCATGATGCCGCCGACGGCCCAGCTCGAGGCCGCCTTCGGCCGCCACGGCATCTCGGCCAACAGCCGCGTGGTGCTCTATTCGATCGGGACGGCGATGTGGGCGACGCGGTTCTGGTGGATGCTGCATTCGCTCGGCTTTGACGGCGCCGCAGTGCTCGACGGCGGCATCGACAAATGGACCGCCGAGGGACGCGACATCGAGACCGGGCTTGCCGGCGGCTATCCGCAGGCCACGTTCTCGGCGCGGCCGAAGGACGGCATGTTCGTCGGCAAGCGTGACGTGCTCGCCGCGACTACGGAGCGCGACACCGTGATCGTCAATGCGCTCGGCCCGCAATTCTACAGGGGACTGGAGCCAAGCCGATACGGCAGGCCCGGCCGCATCCCCGGCAGCGTCAGCGTGCCGGCAGCAAGCCTGATCGATCCCAAGGGCAAGACGTTCGTGCCGCTTGCGGAGGCGGAAGCAACCTTCGCCGCGCAAGGCATCACCAAAGACAAGCGCGTCGTCGCCTATTGCGGCGGCGGCATCTCCGCAACCATCGACCTGTTTCAGCTGCATCGGCTCGGCTACGACAACCTCACGCTCTATGACGGCTCGATGGGCGAATGGGCGAAGGATGAGTCGCTGCCGATCGAGGTCGGATAG
- the ispG gene encoding flavodoxin-dependent (E)-4-hydroxy-3-methylbut-2-enyl-diphosphate synthase — protein sequence MNKPEILPQDDVAGPAPRHRTTQVMVGNVAVGGGAPIVVQSMTNTDTADIDGTIAQVAALSRAGSEMVRITVDREEAAAAVPHIRDGLRKRGITTPLIGDFHYIGHKLLAEYPACAEALDKYRINPGNVGFKNKRDTQFADIIEIANKNGKPVRIGANWGSLDQELLTKLMDENTASANPRDARAVTREAMVQSALLSAARAQELGMPKNKIILSAKVSAVQDLIAVYQEVVRRSDYAIHLGLTEAGMGSKGIVASSAALGILLQQGIGDTIRISLTPEPGGDRTLEVQVAQELLQTMGFRTFVPLVAACPGCGRTTSTTFQELARSIQDFIRDEMPAWKTKYPGVEELNVAVMGCIVNGPGESKHANIGISLPGTGEAPAAPVFVDGKKFRTLRGPGIAADFKALVIDYIDQKYGAGAKMPEPAGAAE from the coding sequence ATGAACAAGCCCGAGATTTTGCCGCAAGACGACGTCGCCGGTCCCGCGCCGCGGCACCGAACCACGCAGGTCATGGTCGGCAACGTTGCCGTCGGCGGCGGTGCGCCGATCGTCGTGCAGTCGATGACCAACACCGACACCGCCGATATCGACGGCACCATCGCCCAGGTCGCCGCGCTCTCGCGCGCCGGCTCCGAAATGGTGCGCATCACCGTCGACCGCGAGGAAGCCGCTGCCGCCGTGCCGCACATCCGCGACGGCCTGCGCAAGCGCGGCATCACCACGCCCTTGATCGGCGACTTCCACTATATCGGCCACAAGCTGCTCGCCGAATATCCGGCCTGCGCCGAGGCGCTCGACAAGTACCGCATCAATCCCGGCAATGTCGGCTTCAAGAACAAGCGCGACACCCAGTTCGCCGACATCATCGAGATCGCCAACAAGAACGGCAAGCCGGTGCGCATCGGCGCCAATTGGGGCTCGCTCGACCAGGAGCTGCTCACCAAGCTGATGGACGAGAACACGGCATCGGCCAATCCGCGCGATGCCCGCGCGGTGACCCGCGAGGCGATGGTGCAGTCGGCGCTGCTGTCGGCGGCCCGCGCGCAAGAGCTCGGCATGCCCAAGAACAAGATCATCCTGTCGGCCAAGGTCTCCGCCGTGCAGGACCTGATCGCGGTCTATCAGGAGGTCGTGCGCCGCTCGGATTATGCGATCCATCTCGGCCTCACCGAGGCCGGCATGGGCTCGAAGGGCATCGTGGCGTCCTCCGCCGCACTCGGCATTCTCCTGCAGCAGGGCATCGGCGATACCATCCGCATCTCGCTGACGCCGGAGCCCGGCGGCGACCGCACGCTGGAAGTGCAGGTCGCGCAGGAATTGCTGCAGACCATGGGCTTCCGCACCTTCGTGCCGCTGGTTGCGGCCTGCCCGGGTTGCGGCCGCACCACCTCGACCACGTTCCAGGAACTGGCGCGCTCGATCCAGGATTTCATCCGCGACGAGATGCCGGCCTGGAAGACCAAGTATCCGGGCGTCGAAGAACTCAACGTCGCGGTCATGGGCTGCATCGTCAACGGCCCCGGCGAATCCAAGCACGCCAATATCGGCATCTCGCTGCCCGGCACCGGCGAGGCGCCGGCTGCGCCTGTCTTCGTCGACGGCAAGAAGTTCCGCACCCTGCGCGGTCCGGGCATCGCCGCCGACTTCAAGGCGCTGGTGATCGACTATATCGACCAGAAGTACGGCGCCGGCGCCAAGATGCCCGAGCCCGCGGGCGCCGCGGAGTAA
- a CDS encoding Rieske 2Fe-2S domain-containing protein, whose protein sequence is MLRAEDNKFLTESGAGTGMGELLRRFWIPVLLTEELPEPDSDPKKIVVMGEELLAFRDSRGVVGVIDQYCPHRGANLWLGRNEECGIRCVYHGWKFDTDGRCVDMPTSYPDLNAKDLIRIKSYPVREWGDMIWAYMGPADQMPELPALEMALLPASHRFVTKKWQDCNWVQAVEGSIDTAHFTFAHLSFDKGENEILDIKKHFVNPLTRVATDHMRWIAEDPRPVIKINPHEAGLTVAGGRLTGSDNIYWRIAQFLMPFHSYAPSSMPGENMFGQTFVPVSDTNCWIYTYAWNPDRPLTDAERDGYANGNGVMAVVDENYVPLRNKANDYLIDRQLQRTKSYTGIKGVSEQDAAVQDSQGPIADRTREHLGPTDLGIMHFRKLVLEAARALQKGEAPPHARHQDRYTVRSGACVTSKTKDLTAVMIERFGDPAGFVGGPGQNAAAE, encoded by the coding sequence ATGCTCCGCGCCGAAGACAACAAATTCCTCACCGAATCCGGTGCCGGAACGGGAATGGGCGAATTGCTGCGCCGGTTCTGGATTCCGGTGCTGCTGACGGAAGAGCTGCCGGAGCCGGACAGCGACCCGAAGAAGATCGTTGTCATGGGCGAGGAGCTGCTGGCCTTCCGCGACTCGAGGGGCGTGGTCGGCGTCATCGATCAGTATTGCCCGCATCGCGGCGCCAATCTCTGGCTCGGCCGCAACGAGGAATGCGGCATCCGCTGCGTCTACCACGGCTGGAAGTTCGACACCGACGGCCGCTGCGTCGACATGCCGACATCCTATCCGGACCTCAACGCCAAGGACCTGATCCGCATCAAGTCCTATCCGGTGCGCGAATGGGGCGACATGATCTGGGCCTATATGGGCCCGGCCGATCAGATGCCCGAATTGCCGGCGCTGGAGATGGCGCTGCTGCCGGCCTCGCATCGCTTCGTCACCAAGAAGTGGCAGGACTGCAACTGGGTGCAGGCGGTGGAAGGCTCGATCGACACCGCGCATTTCACCTTCGCGCATCTCTCCTTTGATAAGGGGGAGAACGAAATCCTCGACATCAAGAAGCACTTCGTCAACCCGCTGACGCGGGTCGCGACCGACCACATGCGCTGGATCGCCGAGGATCCGCGGCCGGTGATCAAGATCAATCCGCATGAGGCCGGCCTGACGGTTGCGGGCGGACGGTTGACCGGCAGCGACAACATCTACTGGCGCATCGCCCAGTTCCTGATGCCGTTCCACAGCTATGCGCCGAGCTCGATGCCGGGCGAGAACATGTTCGGCCAGACCTTCGTGCCGGTCAGCGACACCAATTGCTGGATCTACACCTATGCGTGGAATCCCGACCGGCCGCTGACCGATGCCGAACGCGACGGCTATGCCAATGGCAACGGCGTGATGGCTGTCGTCGACGAGAACTATGTGCCGCTGCGCAACAAGGCAAACGACTATCTGATCGACCGCCAACTGCAGCGGACCAAGAGCTACACCGGGATCAAGGGCGTCTCCGAGCAGGACGCCGCGGTGCAGGACAGCCAGGGCCCGATCGCCGACCGCACCCGCGAGCATCTCGGCCCGACCGATCTCGGCATCATGCATTTCCGCAAGCTGGTGCTGGAGGCGGCCCGCGCGCTGCAAAAGGGCGAGGCGCCGCCGCACGCCAGGCATCAGGATCGCTACACAGTGCGCTCCGGCGCCTGCGTCACCAGCAAGACCAAGGATCTCACGGCCGTGATGATCGAACGGTTCGGCGATCCCGCGGGCTTCGTCGGCGGTCCCGGGCAGAACGCCGCGGCGGAGTAG